Proteins encoded by one window of Modestobacter marinus:
- a CDS encoding DUF2382 domain-containing protein encodes MITQQDISSIIGSNAVDADGDKLGKVGQVYLDDQTGTPEWATVSTGMFGTSESFVPLSDATVAEGTLRVPYQKAKVKDAPRVDADQGHLSPEEETELYRYYGVGVGTARTETVGTETVGTDANRHGTVGHDTSGPTTDDAMTRSEEQLRVGTQQVEAGRARLRKYVVTENVTTTVPVSHEEVRLEREPITDANRGEALAGPEISEEEHEVVLHAERPVVAKEAVPVERVRLDTETVTEQETVTDTVRKEQIESDVDGVRDTDRR; translated from the coding sequence GTGATCACGCAGCAGGACATCTCCAGCATCATCGGCAGCAACGCCGTGGACGCCGACGGCGACAAGCTCGGCAAGGTCGGCCAGGTCTACCTGGACGACCAGACCGGCACCCCCGAGTGGGCCACCGTCAGCACCGGCATGTTCGGCACCTCGGAGTCCTTCGTCCCGCTCAGCGACGCCACCGTCGCCGAGGGCACCCTCCGCGTCCCCTACCAGAAGGCCAAGGTCAAGGACGCCCCCCGGGTGGACGCCGACCAGGGTCACCTCAGCCCCGAGGAGGAGACCGAGCTCTACCGCTACTACGGCGTCGGCGTCGGGACCGCCCGGACCGAGACCGTCGGCACCGAGACCGTCGGGACCGACGCCAACCGCCACGGCACCGTGGGCCACGACACCTCCGGCCCGACGACCGACGACGCGATGACCCGCTCCGAGGAGCAGCTCCGGGTCGGCACCCAGCAGGTCGAGGCCGGCCGGGCCCGGCTGCGCAAGTACGTCGTCACCGAGAACGTCACGACGACCGTCCCGGTCTCCCACGAGGAGGTCCGGCTCGAGCGTGAGCCGATCACCGACGCCAACCGCGGCGAGGCGCTGGCCGGCCCGGAGATCTCCGAGGAGGAGCACGAGGTCGTGCTGCACGCGGAGCGCCCGGTGGTCGCCAAGGAGGCCGTCCCCGTCGAGCGCGTGCGCCTGGACACCGAGACGGTGACCGAGCAGGAGACCGTGACCGACACGGTCCGCAAGGAGCAGATCGAGAGCGACGTCGACGGCGTCCGGGACACCGACCGCCGCTGA
- a CDS encoding TetR/AcrR family transcriptional regulator: MATTSDQTSDRTSDDVRDPDLVAVQEGPEAAGELTRSAGLDREKILQAAIDFIDEHGLAALTMRRLGSTLGVEAMALYRYVPGREDLLDGVVERVVETLWDDQDGDDVQIVDHSGWQDYLVRLAHGMRRIALAHPAVFPLVASRPPAAPWVRPPLRSLRLVESFLGTLCEGGFSDQAAVAAYRAYSSFLLGHLLLEVTQIGAQVSLLDQPEGDPQAQRETDLARYPNLSRTEPLLGQDRSAAEFEEALENLLDRLERVLHEAKNSGGDIGDL, translated from the coding sequence GTGGCCACGACGAGCGACCAGACGAGCGACCGAACGAGTGACGACGTGCGCGACCCGGACCTGGTGGCCGTGCAGGAGGGGCCCGAGGCGGCCGGCGAGCTGACCCGTTCCGCCGGCCTGGACCGGGAGAAGATCCTGCAGGCCGCCATCGACTTCATCGACGAGCACGGCCTGGCCGCCCTGACCATGCGCCGGCTGGGCTCCACGCTCGGCGTCGAGGCGATGGCGCTCTACCGCTACGTGCCCGGCCGGGAGGACCTGCTCGACGGGGTCGTGGAACGGGTCGTGGAGACGCTCTGGGACGACCAGGACGGCGACGACGTCCAGATCGTCGACCACTCCGGGTGGCAGGACTACCTGGTTCGGCTCGCCCACGGGATGCGCCGCATCGCCCTCGCCCACCCGGCGGTGTTCCCCCTGGTGGCCAGCCGCCCACCGGCCGCTCCCTGGGTGCGCCCGCCGCTGCGCAGCCTGCGGCTGGTCGAGTCCTTCCTCGGCACCCTGTGCGAGGGCGGCTTCTCCGACCAGGCCGCCGTCGCGGCGTACCGCGCCTACTCCAGCTTCCTGCTCGGCCACCTGCTGCTGGAGGTCACCCAGATCGGCGCCCAGGTGAGCCTGCTCGACCAGCCCGAGGGCGACCCGCAGGCCCAGCGCGAGACCGACCTGGCCCGGTACCCGAACCTGTCCCGGACCGAGCCCCTGCTCGGCCAGGACAGGTCGGCGGCGGAGTTCGAGGAGGCGCTGGAGAACCTGCTGGACCGGCTGGAGCGGGTGCTGCACGAGGCGAAGAACTCCGGCGGTGACATCGGCGATCTCTGA
- a CDS encoding ferritin-like domain-containing protein yields the protein MTDTMTHTAPLITQLRALLALTRTEEQIARIRVAQARTDAVRRELAQNAEHAAERSTAIAGQLCELSGVADVVTPALGRLGALVKGALEQAEPIDEALLQDLQLEHQLLDRATYLKVLADTAGQPEVKALAERLVTAHSATVEWLTVVLAEQALGGPAALVATPFQRVAGGASKLANLPVRFAADTVNRAVDTVQHAGDQAGGTVNGVVGGAVQKAGALAGAVRETLAVGRLASLRRAERIAEREGDTAAAEAVAATRRELGDLTADELPIKGYDSMSTAQIASAVKQLDDPQQINTIIRYEEAHKARSSVVSAVQTRLAALAKEAVGVPE from the coding sequence ATGACCGACACCATGACCCACACCGCCCCCCTCATCACCCAGCTGCGTGCCCTGCTGGCGCTGACCCGGACCGAGGAGCAGATCGCCCGGATCCGGGTCGCCCAGGCGCGCACCGACGCCGTCCGGCGGGAACTGGCGCAGAACGCCGAGCACGCCGCCGAGCGCAGCACCGCCATCGCCGGCCAGCTCTGCGAGCTCAGCGGAGTGGCCGACGTCGTCACGCCGGCGCTGGGCCGGCTCGGCGCCCTGGTCAAGGGCGCGCTGGAGCAGGCGGAGCCGATCGACGAGGCGCTGCTGCAGGACCTCCAGCTGGAGCACCAGCTGCTGGACCGCGCCACCTACCTGAAGGTGCTGGCCGACACCGCCGGGCAGCCGGAGGTCAAGGCCCTCGCCGAGCGGCTGGTCACGGCGCACTCGGCCACCGTCGAGTGGCTCACCGTGGTCCTCGCCGAGCAGGCCCTGGGCGGCCCCGCGGCGCTGGTGGCCACGCCGTTCCAGCGGGTGGCCGGTGGTGCCAGCAAGCTGGCGAACCTGCCGGTCCGGTTCGCCGCGGACACGGTCAACCGGGCCGTGGACACCGTGCAGCACGCCGGCGACCAGGCCGGGGGCACGGTCAACGGCGTCGTCGGGGGAGCGGTGCAGAAGGCCGGTGCCCTCGCCGGTGCCGTGCGGGAGACCCTCGCCGTCGGCCGGCTCGCCTCGCTGCGCCGTGCCGAGCGCATCGCCGAGCGGGAGGGCGACACCGCGGCGGCCGAGGCGGTCGCCGCCACCCGCCGGGAGCTCGGTGACCTCACCGCCGACGAGCTGCCCATCAAGGGCTACGACTCGATGTCCACCGCACAGATCGCCAGCGCGGTCAAGCAGCTCGACGACCCGCAGCAGATCAACACGATCATCCGGTACGAGGAGGCGCACAAGGCGCGCTCCAGCGTGGTCAGCGCGGTCCAGACCCGGCTCGCGGCCCTCGCGAAGGAAGCGGTGGGCGTGCCGGAGTGA